The Winogradskyella schleiferi genome contains the following window.
CCGTTGAAGAAAGTTATTGGGTGGAAGCTGCAGAACGCGCAGATAGTTTAGGTGTGGATCTGATAAATACCTCGTTAGGTTATCGCATGTTTGATAATCCTAATTATAATTACTCACCAGAAGACATGAATGGTCAAGTCGCTTACATCACAAAAGGCGCATCAATTGCTGTTCAAAAAGGTATTTTGGTGGTTGTAAGTGCTGGTAATGCTGGTGCAACGTCATGGCAAACGGTTGGTGCACCTGCAGATTCGCCAGATGTCTTGTCTATTGGTGCCGTGGATGCTGATGGGAATTATGTGGCATTCAGCTCCCAAGGAAGTGCAGCTCAAGTTGGTTATCAAAAACCAGATGTGGTGGCTAGAGGTGGAGCGGCTTTTGTTATTGACGAATTTAATACTATTGTTCAGAATAATGGTACATCCTTTAGTGGACCCATAATGTGTGGTGGCATTGCGTCTTTGTGGCAAGCTATTCCAAATGCCTCACCAACAGCAGTGATGGATTTTGTAAGACAATCAGCGTCGCAATTTACAGCACCAGACGAATTTTTAGGTTTCGGTATTCCAGATTTGGATTTGGCTAGAACCTTGGCATTATCGCTTGAGGAGGATTTTATAGAAGCGTTTAATTTCTATCCGAATCCTGTAAAAACGGAATTAAACCTGTTGTTTCCATCAGTTGCAACGCAATTAGAGCTTTCCATATTCAATAATTTGGGTCAACAAGTTTTGCAAAAAGCAGTTCAAATGGATTTTAAAAAAGTTGACGTTTCAAATTTAGCTACAGGTATTTACCTTCTAAAGCTTTCCACCGAAAGTGATTCGAAGACTTTTAGATTTATAAAGAATTAAGAAAATCTCAAGTTGTTCTTTCTAAAATGAATGCTTGTTAGGAACTCGACCTAAGATTATTTTACTTAAGAAATGAATTGTAGCGAAAGGTCTATATAAAACATCCTCTAAAACTTATGGTGACATTAAATTAAAATACTTTTCTACTCCTAAGAAAAATGAAAAGAATTAACTTTCCTTTTTATAAAATAGTACTCAAATTATGACCAACAGAATTACAAAACTATTCAACATAAAATACCCAATAATACAAGCTGGAATGATTTGGAACAGCGGCTGGAAATTAGCTTCTGCGGCTAGTAATTCAGGAATCTTAGGCTTAATTGGTGCAGGTTCCATGTATCCAGATGTATTGCGAGAGCATATTCAAAAATGCAAGGCAGCAACCGACAAACCATTTGGTGTTAACGTTCCCATGTTATATCCAAATATTCAGGAAATTATGGATATTATCGTTGAAGAAGACGTGAAGATTGTTTTCACTTCCGCAGGAAATCCAAAAACATGGACCAAATGGTTACAGGATAAAGGCATAACCGTTGTGCATGTGGTC
Protein-coding sequences here:
- a CDS encoding S8 family serine peptidase translates to MIKKLTMLLLLFLSIKSYAQEDAWVYLTDKSNVSASIANPISILTQKAIDRKQQHNIAIDERDVPVNETYISDLKNQTGITVMAKSKWFNAVHVRGTEENINALSNLSYVETVDFADENLNTLSRNASNLNKTEIEDETIDFMYGNTQNQVAMINADNLHLANFTGEGITIAVMDSGFPNVNTMDAFQRLRTNNDLLNGYDFVDGTSEVYAFSGSNHGTKVLSTMAGFVENQYVGTAPDASYYLFRTEDSGSENPVEESYWVEAAERADSLGVDLINTSLGYRMFDNPNYNYSPEDMNGQVAYITKGASIAVQKGILVVVSAGNAGATSWQTVGAPADSPDVLSIGAVDADGNYVAFSSQGSAAQVGYQKPDVVARGGAAFVIDEFNTIVQNNGTSFSGPIMCGGIASLWQAIPNASPTAVMDFVRQSASQFTAPDEFLGFGIPDLDLARTLALSLEEDFIEAFNFYPNPVKTELNLLFPSVATQLELSIFNNLGQQVLQKAVQMDFKKVDVSNLATGIYLLKLSTESDSKTFRFIKN